Genomic segment of Candidatus Acetothermia bacterium:
GGAGTCCAGATGGGATGCTCCTTGCCACCGGATCGGAGGACGGAATGGTGATGCTGTGGGACGTGAGCGACCTGCTGGATAGGTGAAGGAGGTGAATGGCGATGTCGCGTGCGCTGAGTGATTGCAGGGACATGGCGTTCCTGAGGGTGCCCAGGCTGACGCTGCTTGTAGCGGCGCAGCGCCCACCGGCTGGGCTCCCCGT
This window contains:
- a CDS encoding WD40 domain-containing protein — translated: MVLWDPGTGLELRALTGHTELVTTVAWSPDGMLLATGSEDGMVMLWDVSDLLDR